The following are from one region of the Synechococcus sp. CBW1108 genome:
- a CDS encoding LysM peptidoglycan-binding domain-containing protein, whose product MRRYLVALALAMVLPLPGLTDVVVKPGETLSEIAERHGVSLTQLMQANGITNPNLVVAGQKLVLPGARRAGSAGSSVTVRPGDTLSTIAEANGVSLTRLMQANGISNPNLVITGQRLVIPGSRNTAAAPPPKPIPTARYTVKIGETLSEIASRFGTSTERLIQINRISNPNLVVAGTQLAIPGRPTPSVAPATRPAQRNTKEHVVRSGENLSTIADNYGVPVERLIAINRIDDPDLVISGTRLKLQAPPPVTAKPTAKPVAQAKPTPKPVAQAKPTAKPVAQAKPTAKLPPKPAATVTPGPKPVAKESSSPAPATTTASSPTKPSPAQPVAQAQPASAVTSTPNTRPSPTPTPAAATTIAATTTAKPPAKAKPVIETKPVAEAKPPAQKALVSVKPAAAKIATATAAPSKVAASKPKGPDWRSYGPLQVDWANWQPMGGSFVAPTLNGEGKPVYLAVNCGARKLNATSQSGQWKSWDSPQTDFEKQLITDICKARSS is encoded by the coding sequence ATGCGTAGATACCTCGTCGCCCTGGCCCTAGCGATGGTGTTGCCGTTGCCTGGTCTGACGGACGTGGTGGTCAAACCAGGCGAAACCCTCTCGGAGATCGCCGAGCGCCATGGGGTCAGCCTGACCCAACTGATGCAGGCCAACGGCATTACCAACCCAAACCTGGTGGTGGCCGGCCAAAAGCTGGTGCTGCCAGGAGCCCGCCGGGCCGGTTCGGCTGGCTCCAGCGTCACGGTGCGCCCAGGCGACACACTTTCGACCATCGCTGAAGCCAATGGCGTCAGCCTCACCAGGCTGATGCAGGCCAACGGCATCTCCAATCCAAACCTGGTGATCACCGGTCAACGGCTTGTCATTCCCGGCTCCCGCAACACCGCTGCCGCGCCGCCCCCCAAGCCCATTCCCACCGCCAGATACACTGTAAAAATTGGGGAAACGCTCTCTGAAATCGCCAGTCGCTTCGGCACCAGCACCGAACGGCTGATTCAGATCAACCGGATCAGCAACCCCAATCTGGTGGTTGCCGGCACCCAACTGGCCATCCCAGGGCGGCCGACCCCCTCGGTTGCCCCAGCCACGAGACCTGCGCAGCGCAACACGAAGGAACATGTGGTGCGCAGTGGTGAGAACCTCTCCACCATCGCCGACAACTACGGGGTTCCCGTGGAGCGACTGATTGCAATCAACAGGATCGACGACCCCGACCTGGTGATCTCCGGCACCCGCCTGAAACTGCAGGCTCCCCCCCCGGTAACTGCCAAGCCAACTGCCAAACCGGTGGCCCAGGCCAAACCAACCCCCAAGCCGGTGGCTCAGGCCAAACCAACCGCCAAACCGGTGGCCCAAGCCAAGCCCACAGCAAAACTGCCCCCCAAGCCCGCGGCCACCGTCACACCCGGCCCCAAACCCGTCGCCAAGGAATCTTCCTCGCCGGCCCCAGCCACCACAACTGCTAGTTCCCCCACCAAGCCATCACCAGCTCAGCCAGTAGCCCAAGCCCAACCCGCCAGCGCTGTCACCAGCACGCCAAACACCAGGCCAAGCCCCACTCCAACCCCTGCTGCTGCTACCACTATTGCTGCAACTACCACCGCCAAGCCCCCTGCCAAAGCCAAGCCAGTTATCGAGACCAAGCCGGTGGCTGAGGCCAAGCCACCGGCTCAGAAGGCCTTGGTCAGCGTCAAACCGGCCGCAGCCAAAATTGCAACGGCCACCGCTGCTCCGAGCAAAGTCGCCGCCAGCAAGCCCAAGGGACCCGACTGGCGCAGCTACGGGCCCCTCCAGGTGGACTGGGCCAACTGGCAACCCATGGGCGGCAGCTTTGTGGCTCCGACGCTCAACGGGGAGGGCAAACCCGTTTATCTGGCTGTCAATTGCGGAGCCCGCAAGCTCAATGCCACCAGCCAATCCGGCCAGTGGAAGAGCTGGGATTCACCCCAAACCGACTTCGAGAAACAGCTGATCACCGACATCTGCAAGGCCCGATCCAGTTAG